Genomic window (Oryzias latipes chromosome 17, ASM223467v1):
GGCTGGCGTCACCAGCTTGAAGACACGCTGGCAAACCCAGAGAACAGAGCTGAAGGTGTTAAatcacatttgaagaaaaaaaaagaaagccacACGTACACCATAAACTATATCCAGAGGCTGTGCCGTCTTCTAGGACAGACATTTGTTTAGTCTTCCTTCAGTTCCCTTCAACAGATTTGCAAATATGAGTTACTCACACGTCTCGGGCAGCGAGGAATTCTGCTGAGGAAAGCTGCTGCAAAGTAAAAGGAAAGCAATTTCCATTTGATTCTCAGAATCACTCGACAGTATAATAAAGCAGCAGCCATTTCTTAGAAATAATATTTATGCACAATTGGCCTAAAGCGAGAGTAAAACACATGAATCTTCTGCTCACTGGCTTTCATTGGAAGGTGAGAGCATCTCATCCTCACAGGCCCACTCCTCACTGTCGTCTGTGactgtggaaaaacaaaccgaGCGCTGAGGTTAGCGCGCATGCCGATGATGGATGTTTGGCGGCCTAACCCGAATTCCTTTACAATCATAAAACAACAACTGTTTAGCAGATGACAAGCAGCCAAGTCTCAGTGTGCCGCTCCGTCTGTCAATGCGAGCGGCGCATGGATCTGTGGGACTTTGAGACGATAAGCGACATAAGTGACGTTCTGCAGAGTCAGCAAACTTACAACTGCTCGTCATGACAGGGTGACTTGAAGATCTGtgtgacacacaaaaaaagatgagaTTAGGCTAAAATTATCtagcaaaatgagaatatctTTGAAGAGCTACTCTGATAAAAGTTCTTATTTTTATCCTAATACACCTGATAAGtatttctgttcatttcttcatttaaatcgATGTGAATtagaagaagacaaaaaaaacaaaaccaaaaaaacagtttaaagcaggaatgttttacgctgggcgggccacaagctccctgctctgagctctaaGTAacaggaagggggggcggggttgccctgcgccaacagtcctgcccacatctTAGaggtacattttttaatgaactactgccactctgcagaaactatatcctagaaaacgacagttttaagaaacattttttggataaaaacagcataatgatcattaaattaaacttttttttttttaaaagatgatgggagtgggtctgtaaagaTTTACACCATACCGGCTTCCAATGCTGATGGTGTCTCCATCCTGGTTGGCTCCTCGGCCAGCGGCTTGAGCTTTCTTTCCAAGTTCCAGCATCTCCTTGATGTTTAGCTCCACGTTCATCACTGAAATGTACCCATCTACAACAAGAAGGgaaaactgtaaatagaaatatgcacaacataaggtgttgtaaaaagggATGGGATTTTTCTTCTAcacactccttttcaagcaatttatttgtttaaaaacaaaatcactttGACACCTTTTTGCCACATCATGCACacgcttaaagacccacttagatgaaaattatgtttttggtgtttttaatatgatcTAGTGGTAGTTTTGTCAGGATggaggaaataaagaaaattaggctcaaaattgcatttctgagtatttctgtattcaaatctgtttaaaaagcttgtagctgtggcGTAGAAGCTACTATGGCAAGCCACATGCTCCCTGGCTTGTGTTTGAAGCCTTATTCTGTGCACACAGTCCCACCTGCAACTAGGAGACACATTCTAATGAACTagtgccactctgcagaaaccatgtcctaaaaAGACGACATAGGTTTTTTTCGTGGTAAAAATTGGCATACTCATAACTAAAAGATTACTGGGGTGCGCTatgaaaatagctcaaaagatgatcggagtgggtctttaaacaccgcttgatttcatatttttttccttgaGAGGTAGGAAGGAAATCAGAGCTCACACTTATTGTTGGAATCCCTGGCTAGCCATTTCCCTTTAGGGCAGTTGGTGGTTCGAATGATGCTGACCGTGTCGCCGCTCTTGACGGGCAGGTCGTGCTTACGCACTTTACCGGCAGCTGTCACCTTGGCATGGTACATGGGTTCCTCATCTCCAGTCACCTGCAGAAGCAAAAACAATCTTTAGTTGGGGAAGCACATAAAAAGTacttttgttactttttatcCATTAggatagaaaaaacaaaacaaaaaaacttttactttgaatttctttttcatctcaTTTTCCTTCTTCTCTCGTTCTTTTTGCTCCTTCCTTTCCCTCTCCAGACGCTGTTTCTCCCTCTTCCGCTGTTCTTTATAGTCCGCAGAGTTAGGGCTTAGATGTTCCTTACTGAAAACAAACATACTTTCATTTTACCATTAAAAGAATAGCAAtacttagtttttttcttcacatcatATGTCTAAGAAACCTGTGGACATGATGGATGACTTGAGCATGTTCTCCATGTGCAGAGCTcctgaatgaataaaaaaaaaagataaaaaaagtcaacaactGCCTCTCATCTGGCAAAGATGTCAGGCGATGACAGAATGCCGTACTCGcatgtttgggggaaaaaaaaaaacataccatgGATGCCGCAGGCGTTTGTTGTGACATGGCTCCTCCCGCTGGAAAtacaacttttaaataaaataaaaacatcactaAAATAATCAAaggattaaaaaatgaaaaaaaagatgttaccATAGGGCGATTCTCAGCATATGGATCTGGGAAATATAGATGAGAATGAGGTGAAATTAAGAAAATGTCAGTAAATCTTTTAAAAGGATAATGTGTTAAATAAGCCTTCTTACTCTTCAGTGCGGCTCTTTGTTTAATTGAAACCTGACCAGACATCATTTTGTTGACTGTCTCCACGTCTTCATACAAGTTATCATACGCTTCGTAGCAGCCGTCCGACTGATGTGCACTAGAAGGTGGTGGAGAAGCAAAGGCGGCGTtctgaaaacatcccagctcGCCAAAGCGTGAGTAGTGTCAGAACTCACCTTGATTGTGTGTGCCTGTCATCAGTCCGGGCTGTGTGGCTGCTGAGCTCCGAGTCCTCCGGGACGGACTGCCTCTTAGCAACCGCCGAAAGAGTTTCGTCAGAACGAGAGCTGCTGAAAGACTCGGCAGCTGGCTCCTTACTTTGGGAGCACCGCTCCGGAGCAGAGGGCTCGGGAAACTCCGGCAGGTTTATTGGTTCAGGGGAGCTGGCTGGATCAAGGGGGATTATGTTTTGACTGCCGAGGTTCAGATCCTGGACGATGGAGCTCTCGATTGTCTCCGCGGGATCAGCAGCTGACAGGTCGGGTTGCGGAGCTTCACAACCCGGAACCCCACGCGGTGCAGGCATGCCAATTTCTGAACAGAGTATGTCCAAAGCCTCCAGGTCTAAAGCTGCGATATCGACAGCTTCTACATCGGTTTCTATTTCTGAGATGTCAAAGTCTGGAATCTCGGGGGCATCCAGGATCGGATTGGAGGTGGATGGAGGCACAAACGGCTGCTCTTTTAGAGGATCTGCTGATTCctctaaaagcagataaataCGCACAACTTAAGCAAATATATATTCAAGACTGTTGTGGAGATTCATTCAAAAATAACTCTGGAAAAATATGACCTACTATTTACAATCGGCGCTTGATATCGGCTGAGATCTACCAAAGGTGGCCTGGGGGGCTTTGCTGGCAGCGGTCCCAGTGTCCTCAGGTCAGGCAGTGACTTCCTCAGGGGTGACGAAGGTTCAGACTTGGCTGATGACCCTTCAGCATTTTCCCTTAGATAGCGCTTTTCAAATACAAGCTCTaaagcagtaaaaaaatatatatatatacatacatgtatatttatatatattaaaaaaaataagaaaaataaaaatcagcaaACTAATAAGGTTCAGATCACTTACTGTGCGCAGAGTTGGTGGTTTTGAAAAAAGGTCGAGCAGAAATACATGCAAGGTGTGGAAGGCTACCCGGAGCCGCGATGGGAGCAGGAGAGCAAAAGGCGTCCAAGGTTTTGGGCGATGAAGGGAAAGCTCTTTCTCTTGATGCGTACTCAGGGGAGATCAGGCGCTTCGGTTTGGTGGAGCTTAAAATCTGCCGTGGTGTGAACTTCCTCTTGGCCTTCTCTAAAGTGCTAAAAATTCTGCTATCGGAGTTTGACCGGACCTCTGCAGAAAGGGGAGTTTGTGGGAGATCTGGACTAGAAGGAGGGTACTCAGTGGTTGACTGATCACTTTGCAGGGAAACCCCATCTTCTACACTTTGCTTCTCCATCGAGGGGAGTTCACCAGGCACACTTGCGGGCCTGTTAGTCAAATCCGAAAAGCTCGTCTCCTCACCATCTTCTGCATTGAACTTTGATGTTTTCGCTGACTTAAAGGGAAGCagcaaccctttttttttaaccctcatATGTGGCAAGACTTCCTTTCCCAAGTCTGTTTCGGGTTTGCGCTCCTTTTCAGTTGGGGATTCTAGTGCTTGATTTTTCACAGGCAGAACTGGAAGGACCAGAGGCATGCGGCGCTCTTTGAGAGACTGCCTTGTTGTCGCGCCCTCGTCTTGAGAAGGACACGTCTGGTGAGGCGGCGAGGGGAAAGAAATTGGTCGTTTGCCTCCAGATCCCCGAAGCTCATCTCTGAAAACGGCACGGGTAACCACCAGAGTTTTGCTGTCCTCGCCGGCGCCGCTCACCAATGAGCTGCAATGGCCTCCAGGAGGAGGCAGGTGTTTGGGCTTGTCAGCAACAGCTGGGCGGGTGAATTTAGATTGGGCCAGGAGGGCCTCTTCCTGAAATTTAGCCCTCAGTGCTTTAAAGCTGATTGGTGCATCCTGAAACACATGAAtacataaactttattaacaaaccaTCACAAACAGTGTGTTAAAGACGGAAAAATTAAGGGTAcaatattaaattaaatcaatgatttttttttagatatatcAAACCTTATCTTACAGGTGGACTCATGATATATTTAAACAACAATTTGGTCTAGATTAAACTTGACATGATGACATTTCTAAAGTTAGCTTGTAATTAACATTTAAGCTAACtgaaattaaactaaataaaaacaaacacgcaCTTTTACCTCTTCCATAGCCGTCTGCTCCATATATTACAACGTTAATGCAAACATAGGGAAAGTTTCAGGTCTTTTAAAATCGAAATTTTCGGAGATTCTTTACCACAAATCAATCGAAGAATTCAGGCTAGCCGCCGATGCTGTTCAAACTATTTGAAAGCGCCACCGCTAACGCGCATGCGTGGAACGCGCCCGACGTCAGCGCACGTTCATTTGGTCAACGAATCAGATACGTCGCTATCCTTTGTTCgtgaaattacaaaataaaataagatacaaataaaataaaataaaaacagcactttattaaaatgttttactttttattattatattttaaaacttttattcctTAACAATTCTCAATTTCAAAAGCATTGATGTTTAAGGAGTTTGGTATAAGAAAAGTCAAATTTAGtcattaaaaagcaaattttggaccaacaaaaatgcaatgactacataaattaaaataagtttaaagaaaacaaatagatTTTAGGAATAGCTAAGCTATGGTAGGGCAATCAAAAATTTGACTAATTTActtacacgtttttttttttttaaatcttgggTAGTGTTTAAACGAAGGAAGTGGGGAtggaaaaatgcttttgtttttaattaaaaactaagTCAGCAAAATATGCTTGTGAAGCTATGAAATCAAATTATCAAAACAAATTTAAGAGCGCAAACAATCAATACACAAAACATTGTAATTTGTATGTTTTAAGTAAAGTGTAAAAGTCTTGGGGAGCCTTTACATTTGATAGTGACCAGTATTTCCAGAAATtgttgtaaaaaacatttttaaatggtcTTTTTGTGTTGATTTAATAAATTTCTGCATTTTACTACATTTTACTTTTGGGTgagttttttattgcattttcattttttgtgtttttcacacatATTTTGAGATAGTAGCCAATTTGTGTTTGCCTCTATCaaaagtccatccatccatccatccatccatccatccatccatccatccatccatccatccatccatccatccatccatccatccatccatccattcattcattcattcattcattcattcattcattcattcattcattcattcattcattcattcattcatccatccatccatccatccatccatccatccttccatccatccatccatccatccatccatccatccattcatccatccttccatccatccatccatccatccatccatccatccatccatccatccatccatccatccatccattttccaaacctgctCAATCAGCCTCAGCTACTGTAAAGCAAAAGTGGGGCACTCTCTGCTTGGCAGTTCTTTAAAGGGGGTcacttaaaaaacaatttctttgttCTAAacaattaattattaattaaaaaatgtaatgaaaacttgttgttttgaatgcccaaaaagatttttttaaaaagtgagatCAGCTAAAATAGAAACAAATGGCCTTAAACTGTtggacattgttttttttagtaggtCCTTAATACAGTTACATATTACACATTGCTTATTTGgttggattttttaaattacttgcAGACATTAAAGGTAAAACATTTTGGTTAAAGGTTGTTTAAAAAGTTTTCCCAACTGTCAAAAGTGTCTGTTTGTTCTCCATTAATAATTCACTTTGTTAGGTCAATACTGTGGAGTCCAGCCACAATAACTGTGGTTGCGGTAGTGTGACGTCTGCTTTTTTCAGACTATCTTTCAAACTGCTAGGATGCATTTTTGTTTACTGCTAAGTTTATGGACAATACATTTGTTTGCTGGTTTCAGCATGACTGTGAATGCCTCTTGGAGGCCTTCGACATCGACTAGTAACAGGTGCAgtattcctttttattttcatttttttgtcaccaaattAGGAGTCACAATTATTCAATACAGTTTGAAagttaaattaattttgttaTGCTTGATAGTTGGAAGTGGAACTCACTGAGAGGAACCAGATCTGTGAGTAAGCCAGCACCTATCAACTGTCAACTGGGTTCCTGGTCAATGTGGACATCATGCAACCAGTGTACCGACAAAAAGGTGGTAAAGCCagctttttattaaatgtgattttaaataGAACTTTGCTCAAAGAAACGTTACAGATTTTGTTGGGGTGACTTGCAAGAAACTGCTAAAGTAAACTACAACCCTGCCTCAAAGGTTGTCGCAAAATAGCAATCTGACGTAAAACTACAGCAATGTGCATTACCATTTGCGATTTCAAGCATTCATCAAGAAACCTGTTAGTTACCATACAGAtagatttaatttcatttttaaaagcgtTTTAGCTTTAAAGTTAGGAGAAGATTGTGTGGAGTCAACTAATAAGATGTTTTTGAGGTTTTCCAACGTTTTAAAACTTGACAGATGCATAGAATGATCTA
Coding sequences:
- the LOC101172194 gene encoding uncharacterized protein LOC101172194; the protein is MEQTAMEEDAPISFKALRAKFQEEALLAQSKFTRPAVADKPKHLPPPGGHCSSLVSGAGEDSKTLVVTRAVFRDELRGSGGKRPISFPSPPHQTCPSQDEGATTRQSLKERRMPLVLPVLPVKNQALESPTEKERKPETDLGKEVLPHMRVKKKGLLLPFKSAKTSKFNAEDGEETSFSDLTNRPASVPGELPSMEKQSVEDGVSLQSDQSTTEYPPSSPDLPQTPLSAEVRSNSDSRIFSTLEKAKRKFTPRQILSSTKPKRLISPEYASRERAFPSSPKTLDAFCSPAPIAAPGSLPHLACISARPFFKTTNSAHKLVFEKRYLRENAEGSSAKSEPSSPLRKSLPDLRTLGPLPAKPPRPPLVDLSRYQAPIVNKESADPLKEQPFVPPSTSNPILDAPEIPDFDISEIETDVEAVDIAALDLEALDILCSEIGMPAPRGVPGCEAPQPDLSAADPAETIESSIVQDLNLGSQNIIPLDPASSPEPINLPEFPEPSAPERCSQSKEPAAESFSSSRSDETLSAVAKRQSVPEDSELSSHTARTDDRHTQSSAHQSDGCYEAYDNLYEDVETVNKMMSGQVSIKQRAALKNPYAENRPMLYFQREEPCHNKRLRHPWSSAHGEHAQVIHHVHSKEHLSPNSADYKEQRKREKQRLERERKEQKEREKKENEMKKKFKVTGDEEPMYHAKVTAAGKVRKHDLPVKSGDTVSIIRTTNCPKGKWLARDSNNKYGYISVMNVELNIKEMLELGKKAQAAGRGANQDGDTISIGSRSSSHPVMTSSFTDDSEEWACEDEMLSPSNESHSFPQQNSSLPETSCLQAGDASLDDPHTQNRHEALQKLAFFFQHNKDEPSDFADGEGATPTNAETSNYLCAVEEPPYPEQEVDFTELCLLPPPPLYADGF